In Pseudobacter ginsenosidimutans, the following are encoded in one genomic region:
- a CDS encoding protein-disulfide reductase DsbD family protein, with protein MKQFITRSLAFLLLTFVSLGVWAQDSSQVKLSYSSERLNDKEVLLTIKAVVVGEGKKLYSVNKPSEESVNSTVEFDSSVLKFFKDPLIEKGNVKTEKDSELEVDVKYVTDSLVWQQKVSLADTITKAFDGKVSYFIKDGNEFKSGEAVFSITAKKAGGEKADKAASETAATEEEKEPESLWEFFLVGLIAGIGAFIMPCIYAMVPVTVSFFTKRSTSRAAGIKNALIYSLSIILIYTLLGFLITLIFGPGALNEMASSAVFNIFVFVMFVVFGISFLGAFEITLPASWSNKIDSKSNFGSVSGLFFMALTLVIVSFSCTVPFIGTLTAYTAKGGSMAAPLVGFFGFSFALAMPFALFAFFPALLNKMGKSGGWLNTIKVALGFIELALALKFLSSADLAYHWGILDREVYLSLWIVIFGLLGLYLLGKLRFHHDNDLPLNDYGKPYLTVTRLFFAIAALSFTVFLIPGLWGAPLKGLSAWLPEMKTQDFNLAEARTATVSYAEGGAEDKNRVKPVKYTDFLKSEIPGVDAFFDYKEALEAAKKMNKPLMVDFTGHSCANCRKMEQEVLNDPEVMKRLSQDFVVVSLYQDDKFRLPDEERFESKHGLGTIKDIGNLNKEISLEMVSSLAQPLYVFVDTDGTVIKNAGGYKADIPRFVKILDEVKEAFKAKHK; from the coding sequence ATGAAGCAATTTATTACCCGGTCGCTTGCGTTCCTACTATTAACGTTTGTGTCTCTTGGCGTCTGGGCTCAGGACTCCTCCCAGGTTAAGCTCTCTTATTCTTCTGAAAGATTGAATGACAAAGAAGTTCTCCTCACCATCAAAGCCGTAGTGGTGGGTGAAGGAAAGAAATTGTATTCTGTAAACAAACCATCGGAAGAGTCTGTGAACTCTACGGTGGAGTTTGATAGTTCAGTATTAAAATTCTTCAAGGATCCCCTGATTGAAAAGGGGAATGTGAAGACTGAGAAAGATTCCGAACTGGAAGTGGATGTAAAATATGTAACCGATAGTCTGGTTTGGCAGCAGAAAGTATCGCTTGCGGATACCATTACCAAAGCATTCGATGGGAAAGTAAGTTACTTCATCAAGGATGGAAATGAATTTAAAAGCGGTGAAGCTGTGTTCAGCATCACTGCAAAAAAAGCTGGTGGAGAGAAAGCTGATAAGGCAGCATCCGAAACAGCAGCAACAGAAGAAGAGAAAGAGCCTGAATCTTTATGGGAGTTCTTTCTCGTGGGGCTCATTGCTGGTATCGGTGCATTCATCATGCCCTGTATCTATGCAATGGTGCCTGTAACTGTGAGCTTCTTCACCAAGCGCAGCACCAGCCGCGCTGCTGGTATCAAGAATGCACTTATCTATTCTCTATCTATCATTCTTATTTATACACTACTTGGATTTTTGATCACACTGATCTTCGGGCCAGGTGCATTGAATGAAATGGCGAGCAGTGCTGTGTTCAATATTTTCGTGTTTGTGATGTTTGTGGTATTCGGTATCTCCTTCCTCGGTGCATTTGAAATTACATTGCCTGCATCATGGAGTAATAAGATAGACAGTAAATCCAATTTTGGTTCTGTATCGGGGCTTTTTTTCATGGCACTTACACTGGTAATAGTTTCTTTCAGTTGTACAGTTCCTTTCATTGGAACGCTTACTGCGTATACTGCCAAGGGTGGGTCTATGGCCGCTCCGCTGGTTGGATTTTTCGGTTTCTCATTCGCGTTAGCAATGCCTTTCGCACTCTTCGCGTTCTTCCCTGCATTGCTGAACAAAATGGGTAAGTCCGGTGGATGGTTAAATACAATCAAAGTAGCACTCGGCTTTATCGAATTGGCACTCGCATTGAAATTCCTGAGCAGCGCTGATCTGGCTTACCACTGGGGTATCCTGGACCGTGAGGTGTATCTTTCACTGTGGATCGTGATCTTTGGTCTGTTGGGACTTTATCTGCTTGGTAAACTCAGGTTCCATCATGACAATGATCTTCCGCTGAATGATTATGGCAAGCCATATCTCACTGTAACAAGATTGTTCTTTGCGATAGCTGCGCTTTCTTTCACAGTATTCCTGATCCCTGGTTTGTGGGGAGCTCCTCTGAAAGGATTGAGCGCATGGTTGCCTGAAATGAAAACACAGGATTTCAACCTTGCTGAAGCAAGAACAGCAACTGTATCATATGCTGAAGGTGGAGCAGAAGACAAGAACAGAGTGAAACCTGTAAAATATACAGACTTCCTCAAATCTGAAATTCCGGGAGTAGATGCATTTTTCGACTATAAGGAAGCGCTAGAAGCCGCTAAGAAAATGAATAAACCTTTAATGGTAGACTTCACTGGTCATAGCTGCGCCAACTGTCGTAAGATGGAGCAAGAAGTATTGAATGATCCTGAAGTGATGAAGAGATTAAGTCAGGATTTTGTGGTGGTGTCTCTTTATCAGGATGATAAATTCCGTTTACCTGATGAAGAAAGATTTGAATCGAAGCATGGTCTTGGTACCATCAAGGATATCGGTAATCTGAACAAAGAGATATCTCTCGAGATGGTGAGCAGTCTTGCTCAACCTCTCTATGTATTTGTTGATACCGATGGAACTGTTATCAAGAATGCAGGAGGATACAAAGCTGATATTCCAAGATTTGTGAAGATCCTGGATGAAGTGAAGGAAGCCTTCAAAGCAAAACACAAGTAA